A region from the Halosolutus gelatinilyticus genome encodes:
- the purQ gene encoding phosphoribosylformylglycinamidine synthase I gives MTVSIVRFGGSNCDRDAERALEHLGIDAEIVWHEDGLPAETTGIVLPGGFSYGDYLRAGAMAARSPIMAEVREAAAEGTPVLGVCNGAQVGCESDLTEGAFTTNQSARFQCERVYLRVERDDTPWTEAYDEGEVIEIPIAHGEGRYEIDEDRLAELEADDRILFRYCDENGDVGADVNPNGSKHNVAGVLGETDSVAVLMPHPERATLPDVGPTDGRGVLRGFESP, from the coding sequence GTGACGGTTTCGATCGTCCGATTCGGCGGCTCGAACTGCGACCGCGACGCCGAGCGCGCGCTCGAGCACCTCGGCATCGACGCCGAGATCGTCTGGCACGAGGACGGGCTTCCGGCGGAGACGACGGGGATCGTGCTCCCCGGAGGATTCTCCTACGGCGACTACCTCCGCGCCGGCGCGATGGCGGCGCGATCGCCCATCATGGCCGAGGTCCGCGAGGCCGCGGCCGAAGGAACGCCCGTGCTCGGCGTCTGCAACGGCGCCCAGGTCGGCTGCGAGTCGGACCTGACCGAGGGCGCGTTCACGACGAATCAGAGCGCCCGCTTCCAGTGCGAACGCGTCTACCTCCGCGTCGAACGCGACGACACGCCCTGGACCGAAGCGTACGACGAGGGCGAGGTCATCGAAATCCCGATCGCCCACGGCGAGGGGCGCTACGAGATCGACGAGGATCGACTCGCGGAGCTCGAGGCCGACGATCGAATCCTCTTTCGGTACTGCGACGAGAACGGCGACGTCGGCGCCGACGTCAACCCGAACGGCTCGAAGCACAACGTCGCCGGCGTCCTCGGAGAGACCGACTCGGTCGCGGTGTTGATGCCACACCCGGAGCGAGCGACCCTTCCCGACGTCGGGCCGACCGACGGACGGGGCGTGCTTCGCGGCTTCGAGTCGCCCTGA
- the purS gene encoding phosphoribosylformylglycinamidine synthase subunit PurS: MTAYTATVTVRLKRGVLDPEAETTKQALKRLGFELEGLRSADRFEVDLDAASTADARDRASEMAERLLANPTIHDYDVEVDER, encoded by the coding sequence ATGACCGCGTACACCGCGACGGTGACGGTTCGACTCAAACGCGGGGTTCTGGACCCCGAGGCCGAAACCACGAAGCAGGCGCTCAAGCGTCTCGGGTTCGAACTCGAGGGCCTTCGATCGGCCGATCGGTTCGAGGTCGACCTCGACGCCGCGTCGACCGCGGACGCCCGCGACCGCGCGAGCGAGATGGCGGAACGACTCCTCGCGAACCCGACCATCCACGACTACGACGTGGAGGTCGACGAACGGTAG
- a CDS encoding HalOD1 output domain-containing protein encodes MTATQTEYGGTGIDPETETAIVSHDWDGDESLSATIVSTIAGLSETDPADVDRLYDRIDPDSLETIFEPTNGTSRRNGGQLSFQLDAYSITVHATGAVVVTRSD; translated from the coding sequence ATGACAGCCACACAAACGGAGTACGGCGGTACCGGAATCGACCCCGAGACGGAGACGGCGATCGTCTCCCACGACTGGGACGGCGATGAGTCGCTGTCCGCGACGATCGTCTCGACCATCGCGGGACTCTCGGAGACGGATCCCGCCGACGTCGATCGACTCTACGATCGGATCGACCCGGACAGCCTCGAGACGATTTTCGAACCCACGAACGGCACCTCGCGACGAAACGGCGGGCAGTTGTCGTTCCAGCTAGACGCGTACTCGATTACGGTGCACGCGACGGGCGCCGTCGTCGTCACCCGGTCGGACTGA
- a CDS encoding formyltetrahydrofolate deformylase has translation MTTDLTEITVIGEDDTGLIARVTSLLFERGINIEDLDQAVRDGVFRMYLAVDTSKMVCTEEKLRADLHDLGDDLGLDVQVRFPADRDHQQIAVLVTKESHCLEVLFEAWANDDLGADIGVVIGNHDDLQPLAEHYGVPFHDIGNETGQQNEERLLELLAEYDADLIVLARYMRILSPKVVFRYEDRIINVHPSLLPAFPGAEAYRQAVEEGVRVAGVTAHYVTTDLDQGPIITQRAFDVPDDAGLDEMKARGQPLEADALLEAVRLHLNGDVSVHRGRTTVRENGTQYQLGLPDEIDELTPDRPVDGIGAAIANDRSQ, from the coding sequence ATGACGACTGATCTGACCGAAATCACGGTCATCGGAGAGGACGATACGGGACTGATCGCTCGCGTCACGAGCCTCCTGTTCGAGCGCGGGATCAACATCGAGGATCTCGATCAGGCGGTTCGCGACGGCGTCTTCCGGATGTACCTCGCCGTGGACACCTCGAAGATGGTCTGCACCGAGGAGAAGCTGCGCGCGGACCTCCACGACCTCGGGGACGACCTCGGACTCGACGTCCAGGTTCGGTTCCCGGCCGATCGGGACCACCAGCAGATCGCCGTTCTCGTGACGAAGGAGAGCCACTGCCTCGAGGTGCTGTTCGAGGCGTGGGCCAACGACGATCTCGGGGCCGACATCGGCGTCGTCATCGGCAACCACGACGACCTCCAGCCCCTCGCCGAGCACTACGGCGTCCCGTTTCACGACATCGGAAACGAAACCGGCCAGCAGAACGAGGAGCGACTCCTCGAGCTGCTCGCGGAGTACGACGCCGACCTGATCGTGCTCGCCCGCTACATGCGCATTCTCTCCCCCAAGGTCGTCTTCCGCTACGAGGACCGCATCATCAACGTCCACCCCTCGTTGCTGCCCGCCTTCCCCGGCGCCGAGGCCTACCGCCAGGCCGTCGAGGAGGGCGTCCGCGTGGCCGGCGTCACCGCCCACTACGTGACGACCGACCTCGACCAGGGACCGATCATCACCCAGCGGGCGTTCGACGTCCCCGACGACGCCGGCTTAGACGAGATGAAAGCGCGCGGCCAGCCCCTCGAAGCCGACGCGCTGCTCGAAGCGGTTCGGCTCCACCTGAACGGCGACGTCTCCGTCCACCGCGGCCGGACGACGGTCCGCGAGAACGGCACGCAGTACCAGCTCGGCCTCCCCGACGAGATCGACGAGCTCACGCCGGACCGACCGGTCGACGGCATCGGCGCCGCGATCGCCAACGACCGATCGCAGTAG
- a CDS encoding DUF7576 family protein — translation MGDSEDENGPECRTCGEPIDAADDRRVVTVVEGGEAIYRQFCGEDCLSDWES, via the coding sequence ATGGGTGACTCGGAAGACGAAAACGGACCCGAGTGTCGGACGTGCGGCGAACCGATCGACGCGGCCGACGATCGGCGAGTCGTGACGGTCGTCGAGGGCGGCGAGGCGATCTACCGGCAGTTCTGCGGCGAGGACTGCCTGTCCGACTGGGAATCCTGA
- a CDS encoding DUF2267 domain-containing protein, with the protein MQESEFYTLVQEAGHLDTVDRAQEATEGVLRTLGETLTGGEAEDVAGQLPDDLAGIVEDADHDAAGYGYDEFVQRVSEQLRGTDVEPDDAERYADAVTDAIAAALTEGQLQDLKAQLDGDLQPLFEGVSVDQKNV; encoded by the coding sequence ATGCAGGAAAGCGAATTCTATACGCTCGTTCAGGAAGCGGGTCACCTCGACACCGTCGATCGCGCACAGGAGGCGACCGAGGGCGTGCTCCGAACGCTCGGCGAGACCCTGACGGGCGGCGAAGCCGAGGACGTTGCCGGGCAACTGCCCGACGACCTCGCGGGGATCGTCGAAGACGCCGACCACGACGCAGCCGGCTACGGGTACGACGAGTTCGTCCAGCGCGTGAGCGAACAGCTCCGCGGAACCGACGTCGAGCCGGACGACGCGGAGCGATACGCCGATGCGGTCACGGACGCGATCGCGGCCGCGCTCACGGAGGGCCAGCTCCAGGACCTGAAGGCGCAACTCGACGGCGATCTTCAGCCGCTGTTCGAGGGGGTCTCCGTCGATCAGAAAAACGTCTGA
- a CDS encoding acetamidase/formamidase family protein codes for MAQQEIQQELSVDQYTLGLVGPDQEWAGTVADGGTIETYTPPGCWGPMITPSFRGGHEVTRPIRVENAEIGDAVALKIRDVEVTSLATSTGSMRERDEAFDADPFVDHRCPECGTVWPDSVVEGTGEDAIRCAECGANVSSFGFEYGYTVAFDDDRTVGLTMDAEGAHELATDAEEVMDIPEHSRQHPILLYEPSEMPGTLGRLRPFIGNVGTTPPIELPDSHNAGDFGQFLIGADHDWGLESEAELEARTDGHMDIPEVRAGATLICPVKVDGAGVYVGDLHANQGDGELSLHTTDVSGNVTMDVEVITGLDIDGPILLPNEEDLPHISKPYSEAELEMGRKLADQRGVDIRDDAGPIQVIGSGGTINAATENAFDRAGKLLDMSEGEVRSRCTFTGGVQIGRLPGVVQLDMLAPMDVLEARGMAHLVREQYGL; via the coding sequence ATGGCACAGCAAGAGATCCAGCAGGAGCTTTCGGTCGACCAGTACACGCTCGGCCTCGTCGGTCCCGACCAGGAGTGGGCCGGCACCGTCGCCGATGGCGGCACGATCGAGACCTACACGCCGCCGGGCTGTTGGGGGCCGATGATCACGCCCTCGTTCCGCGGCGGCCACGAGGTGACGCGGCCGATCCGGGTCGAGAATGCCGAGATCGGCGACGCGGTGGCGCTCAAAATCCGGGACGTCGAGGTGACGAGTCTCGCGACGAGCACGGGGTCGATGCGCGAGCGCGACGAGGCGTTCGACGCCGACCCGTTCGTCGACCACCGCTGTCCCGAGTGCGGCACGGTGTGGCCTGACTCGGTCGTCGAGGGAACCGGCGAGGACGCGATTCGGTGCGCCGAGTGCGGCGCGAACGTCTCCTCCTTCGGGTTCGAGTACGGCTACACCGTCGCGTTCGACGACGATCGGACCGTCGGCCTCACGATGGACGCGGAGGGCGCCCACGAACTCGCGACGGACGCCGAGGAGGTGATGGACATTCCCGAACACTCTCGGCAGCACCCGATCCTGCTGTACGAGCCCTCGGAGATGCCCGGCACGCTCGGCCGCCTGCGCCCGTTCATCGGCAACGTCGGCACGACGCCGCCGATCGAACTCCCCGACTCGCACAACGCCGGCGACTTCGGCCAGTTCTTGATCGGCGCCGACCACGACTGGGGCCTCGAAAGCGAGGCGGAACTCGAAGCGCGAACCGACGGCCACATGGATATTCCGGAAGTGCGGGCCGGCGCGACGCTGATCTGTCCCGTCAAGGTCGACGGCGCGGGCGTCTACGTCGGCGATCTGCACGCCAACCAGGGCGACGGGGAACTCTCCCTGCACACGACCGACGTCAGTGGGAACGTGACGATGGACGTCGAGGTCATCACGGGCCTCGATATCGACGGCCCGATCCTGCTGCCCAACGAGGAGGACCTGCCGCACATCAGCAAACCGTACAGCGAAGCGGAACTCGAAATGGGCCGCAAACTCGCCGATCAGCGCGGGGTTGACATTCGGGACGACGCGGGGCCGATCCAGGTGATCGGGTCCGGCGGGACGATCAACGCCGCCACCGAGAACGCCTTCGATCGCGCCGGGAAACTCCTCGACATGAGCGAGGGCGAGGTCCGATCGCGGTGTACGTTCACCGGCGGCGTCCAGATCGGCCGCCTCCCGGGCGTCGTCCAACTCGATATGCTCGCGCCGATGGACGTCCTCGAAGCGCGCGGGATGGCACACCTGGTGCGCGAGCAGTACGGCCTGTAG
- a CDS encoding phosphoribosylaminoimidazolesuccinocarboxamide synthase: MTSVKEFRTEEAATADELGRGSFVFTDDYSVFDWGKMPDQIPQKGASLCTMGAFNFELLESECVPTHYRGIVENGEVVPLDDASNPPWEMAIDLTQVPDLPHEGRDYDYEAYHADAGENYLVPLEIVFRNRVPVGSSLRRRTDPADHGLEFDSWPAEAVDLDEPIVEFSTKYEEGDRYLDREEADDIAGEAAIDDLESVAREVNRIVTAQADAAGLVHEDGKIECLYYRGEIRVADVVGTFDENRFSYEGTQLSKEVIRQYHKRTQPEWVEAVSAAKAEAKREDVADWKSLCDVDPESLDESVIETARDVYCAGTNAYLGREVFDAPPLSSAIGAVRRL, from the coding sequence GTGACGAGCGTCAAAGAGTTCCGAACCGAGGAGGCGGCGACCGCCGACGAACTCGGTCGCGGCTCGTTCGTCTTCACCGACGATTACTCGGTGTTCGACTGGGGGAAGATGCCCGACCAGATCCCCCAGAAGGGCGCGAGCCTCTGTACGATGGGCGCGTTCAACTTCGAACTGCTCGAGTCCGAATGCGTGCCGACCCACTACCGCGGTATCGTCGAGAACGGCGAGGTCGTGCCGCTGGACGACGCGTCGAACCCGCCGTGGGAAATGGCGATCGATCTGACGCAGGTCCCCGACCTGCCCCACGAGGGGCGGGACTACGACTACGAAGCCTACCACGCCGACGCCGGGGAGAACTACCTCGTCCCGCTCGAGATCGTCTTCCGCAACCGCGTCCCCGTCGGCTCGAGCCTCCGCCGACGGACCGATCCAGCCGATCACGGCCTCGAGTTCGACAGCTGGCCTGCGGAGGCCGTCGATCTCGACGAGCCGATCGTCGAGTTCTCGACGAAGTACGAGGAGGGCGATCGCTACCTCGATCGCGAGGAGGCCGACGACATCGCCGGCGAGGCCGCGATCGACGACCTCGAGTCGGTCGCCCGCGAGGTCAACCGGATCGTCACCGCACAGGCCGACGCCGCCGGCCTGGTCCACGAGGACGGCAAGATCGAGTGCCTCTACTACCGGGGCGAGATCCGCGTCGCGGACGTCGTCGGGACGTTCGACGAGAACCGGTTCAGCTACGAGGGGACCCAGCTCTCGAAGGAGGTCATCCGCCAGTATCACAAGCGAACCCAGCCCGAGTGGGTCGAGGCCGTCTCGGCCGCCAAGGCGGAGGCAAAGCGCGAGGACGTCGCGGACTGGAAGTCGCTCTGCGACGTCGACCCCGAGTCGCTCGACGAGTCGGTGATCGAGACCGCCCGAGACGTGTACTGCGCCGGGACCAACGCCTACCTCGGCCGCGAGGTCTTCGACGCCCCGCCGCTCTCGAGTGCGATCGGCGCTGTTCGCCGCCTCTGA